From the genome of Muricauda sp. SCSIO 64092, one region includes:
- a CDS encoding phytoene desaturase family protein encodes MKKVVIIGSGFSSLSAACYLAKSGCKVSVFEKNGTVGGRARQLQKDGFTFDIGPSWYWMPDIFEKFFSDFGKSTSDYYQLDKLDPAYKIFFSDDVITIGDCMDKICEEFERIETGSSEPLRSFIGKAQDNYNIAINKIVLKPGLSPLELVTKDTVLRVDQFFKSISQEVRKRFQNPKLISTLEFPVLFLGAKPSKTPSFYSFMNFADFGLGTWHPKGGMYEIIKAMKSLAEELGVRFYTNSPVEKIEVAQGKVSGIVSKGNRIVADIVISGADYHHSETLLDHKYRQYSERYWDKKTYAPSSLLFYVGFSKKLQKIEHHNLFFDTNFELHAEEIYDHPKWPSEPLFYANFPSKTDGTMAPEGCEAGFFLIPIAPGLEDTQELRNQYFDIIMDRFEKRTEQSVKENILFEESFCVNDFVEQYNSYKGNAYGMANTLAQTAFLRPNLKSNKVENLYFTGQLTVPGPGVPPSLISGKLVSELTLKNC; translated from the coding sequence ATGAAAAAGGTTGTTATCATCGGTTCGGGTTTTTCCTCCCTTTCGGCGGCATGTTATCTGGCCAAATCCGGATGCAAGGTCTCCGTTTTTGAAAAGAACGGAACCGTTGGTGGCCGGGCCAGACAACTTCAAAAGGATGGCTTCACCTTTGACATTGGACCAAGTTGGTATTGGATGCCGGATATTTTTGAGAAATTCTTTTCTGATTTTGGCAAATCCACTTCGGATTACTATCAACTGGATAAATTGGACCCCGCCTATAAAATCTTCTTTTCCGATGATGTGATCACCATTGGTGACTGCATGGACAAAATATGTGAGGAGTTCGAACGGATTGAAACGGGAAGCAGTGAACCCTTACGAAGCTTCATAGGGAAAGCGCAGGACAACTACAATATCGCTATCAATAAAATTGTCCTTAAACCGGGACTGTCCCCATTGGAGTTGGTCACCAAGGACACGGTGTTACGGGTAGACCAATTTTTTAAGTCCATTAGTCAAGAAGTCAGAAAAAGGTTCCAAAATCCAAAATTGATTTCAACATTGGAATTTCCCGTTTTGTTCCTTGGGGCAAAACCCAGTAAGACCCCTTCTTTTTACAGCTTTATGAACTTTGCCGATTTTGGTCTTGGGACATGGCACCCAAAAGGGGGCATGTACGAAATCATAAAGGCCATGAAAAGTCTGGCGGAAGAACTTGGCGTCCGTTTTTATACAAACAGCCCGGTAGAAAAGATTGAAGTAGCCCAAGGAAAGGTAAGTGGAATCGTTTCCAAAGGGAATAGGATTGTTGCCGATATTGTTATCAGTGGTGCGGACTACCATCATTCCGAAACCCTTTTGGACCACAAATACAGACAATATTCAGAACGCTACTGGGACAAAAAGACCTATGCCCCATCCTCCCTCCTATTTTACGTGGGTTTCAGCAAAAAGCTGCAAAAGATAGAACACCACAACCTATTCTTTGACACGAATTTTGAGCTGCATGCCGAAGAAATCTACGACCATCCCAAATGGCCGTCCGAGCCTTTGTTCTATGCCAATTTTCCATCCAAAACAGATGGGACCATGGCCCCCGAGGGATGTGAGGCCGGCTTCTTTTTAATTCCCATTGCACCGGGCCTGGAGGATACCCAGGAACTAAGGAACCAATATTTTGACATTATCATGGACCGTTTTGAAAAACGTACGGAACAGTCCGTGAAGGAAAACATTTTATTCGAGGAAAGCTTTTGTGTGAACGATTTTGTGGAACAGTACAATTCGTACAAGGGCAATGCCTATGGTATGGCGAACACCTTGGCACAGACCGCATTTTTAAGACCTAACCTAAAAAGTAATAAAGTTGAAAACCTCTATTTCACAGGACAATTGACCGTTCCGGGGCCAGGAGTACCCCCTTCCCTAATTTCTGGAAAATTGGTCTCTGAACTAACCCTAAAAAACTGTTGA
- a CDS encoding MerR family transcriptional regulator — MNNVKKSFSIRDMENLSGIKAHTIRIWEKRYNLFSPERTVTNIRTYSLKSLQKLLNIVLLYHNGYKISKIAKIPESEIPVLVREIVAKNSEKSHAINAFKLSMINFDQALFFNTYNSLLAERSFREIFIEVFIPLLNELGLLWQTDTISPSHEHFITNLIKQKIYINTEKLQIIEPTRKDKVFVLFLPENEIHELGLLFLNYEINLKGYKAIYLGQTMPIENLVDIIKYYENVHFVSYFTVSPTKDEIEKYIENFEKDVNSLGNSKLWILGHQVQHLLNEDLPESIRTFNSIERLMSHM; from the coding sequence ATGAACAACGTTAAAAAATCCTTTAGTATCCGTGATATGGAGAACCTTTCAGGAATCAAGGCGCATACCATACGGATATGGGAAAAGCGCTACAATCTTTTTTCCCCCGAAAGGACCGTCACCAACATTAGGACGTATAGTTTAAAAAGTCTACAAAAATTATTAAACATAGTCCTGCTTTACCATAACGGCTATAAGATTTCAAAAATCGCCAAAATACCGGAAAGTGAAATTCCGGTCCTGGTCCGTGAAATTGTGGCCAAAAACAGCGAAAAGAGCCATGCCATAAATGCCTTTAAGCTCTCCATGATCAATTTTGATCAAGCCCTTTTCTTTAATACGTACAATAGTTTATTGGCAGAACGTTCCTTTAGGGAAATATTCATTGAGGTCTTTATCCCCTTATTGAATGAGCTTGGACTGCTTTGGCAAACGGATACCATTAGTCCGTCCCACGAGCATTTTATTACCAATCTCATCAAACAAAAGATATACATTAATACGGAGAAATTACAAATTATTGAACCTACCCGGAAGGACAAGGTATTTGTGCTGTTTCTCCCGGAGAATGAAATCCATGAGTTGGGACTGCTCTTTCTGAATTATGAAATTAATCTAAAAGGGTACAAAGCCATCTATTTGGGACAGACCATGCCCATTGAAAACCTTGTGGACATTATTAAGTACTACGAAAATGTGCATTTTGTGTCCTACTTCACTGTTTCGCCCACCAAGGACGAAATAGAAAAGTACATTGAAAACTTTGAAAAAGATGTGAACTCCCTGGGCAATTCCAAACTTTGGATATTGGGACACCAAGTACAGCACTTATTGAACGAAGACCTTCCGGAGTCCATTAGGACGTTTAATTCCATTGAGCGTTTAATGAGTCATATGTAA
- a CDS encoding GIY-YIG nuclease family protein, whose amino-acid sequence MGFHVYILYSPKFDKYYVGQTMALTNRLDRHNSGLVKSTAPYRLWKVVWTTEKDSRGEAMILERKLKNLSKARLQKFIEKYSGNPDDGSTISGC is encoded by the coding sequence TTGGGATTTCATGTCTACATCCTCTACAGTCCAAAGTTTGACAAGTATTATGTCGGCCAAACCATGGCCCTGACCAACCGTTTGGATCGACATAACTCGGGTCTGGTCAAATCCACAGCACCCTACCGATTATGGAAAGTGGTTTGGACCACCGAAAAGGATTCCAGGGGAGAGGCGATGATACTGGAGCGGAAACTTAAAAACCTTTCCAAGGCCCGACTGCAAAAGTTCATCGAAAAGTATAGTGGAAATCCCGACGATGGCTCCACCATATCGGGATGCTGA
- a CDS encoding GIY-YIG nuclease family protein, giving the protein MGFHVYILYSPKFDKYYVGQTMALTNRLDRHNSGLVKSTAPYRLWKVVWMTEKNSRGEAMILERKLKNLSKARLQKFIEKYGGSPDDGSAISGC; this is encoded by the coding sequence TTGGGATTTCATGTCTACATCCTCTACAGTCCAAAGTTTGACAAGTATTATGTCGGCCAAACCATGGCCCTGACCAACCGTTTGGATCGACATAACTCGGGTCTGGTCAAATCCACAGCACCCTACCGATTATGGAAAGTAGTTTGGATGACCGAAAAGAATTCCAGGGGGGAGGCCATGATACTGGAGCGGAAACTTAAAAACCTTTCCAAGGCCCGACTGCAAAAGTTCATCGAAAAGTATGGTGGAAGTCCCGACGATGGCTCCGCCATATCGGGATGCTGA
- a CDS encoding GIY-YIG nuclease family protein, whose amino-acid sequence MGFHVYILYSPKFDKYYVGQTMALTNRLDRHNSGLFKSTAPYRLWKVVWTTEKDSRGEAMILERKLKNLSKARLQKFIEKYSGSPDDGSTISGC is encoded by the coding sequence TTGGGATTTCATGTCTACATCCTCTACAGTCCAAAGTTTGACAAGTATTATGTCGGCCAAACCATGGCCCTGACCAACCGTTTGGATCGACATAACTCGGGTCTGTTCAAATCCACAGCACCCTACCGATTATGGAAAGTGGTTTGGACCACCGAAAAGGATTCCAGGGGAGAGGCGATGATACTGGAGCGGAAACTTAAAAACCTTTCCAAGGCCCGACTGCAAAAGTTCATCGAAAAGTATAGTGGAAGTCCCGACGATGGCTCCACCATATCGGGATGCTGA